TTGGCTACAGCCTGTTGTTCGTGGTGCTGCTGGCCAGTCTGGCGGGCATGGTGGTGCAGTGTTTGTGCTCGCGCCTGGGCATTGCCACCGGGCGGGACCTGGCGCAGTTGTCCCGCGAACGCTACAGCACGCGCACCGCGCGCACCCAATGGTTACTGGCGGAAATCTCGATCATCGCCACCGACCTTGCCGAAGTACTCGGCTGTGCGTTGGCATTCCATCTGTTGCTGGGTTGCTCGCTGACCTTCGGCATCGCCCTCACGGCGTTCGACACGCTGTTGGTGCTGGCCCTGCAGAATCGGGGCTTCCGCCGCCTGGAAGCGATCATGCTGGTGCTGGTGAGCACCATCGGTGTGTGTTTCTTCGTTGAGTTGCTGTTGATCAAGCCTTACTGGCCAGACGTCGCACGGGGATTCACGCCGTCGTTGTCCGCCATCGGCGATGCTGCGCCGCTGTACCTGGCCATCGGGATTCTCGGGGCCACGGTGATGCCGCATAACCTGTACCTGCACACCTCGATCGTACAGACCCGGATGATCGGCAAGGACCTGGCCAGCAAGCAGGACGCCGTGAAGCTGGCGCGTATCGACACCATCGGCTCCCTGGCACTGGCGTTGCTGGTCAATGCCGCGATCCTGATTCTCGCGGCGGCGGCATTCCACAAGACCGGGCACACCGACGTGGTGGACATCCAGGACGCCTATCACCTGCTTGATCCACTGGTGGGCGGGGCGTTGGCCAGCGTGTTGTTTGGCGTTGCGTTGCTGGCGTCCGGTCAGAGTTCGACGTTCACCGGCACCATCGCGGGGCAGGTGATCATGGAGGGTTACCTGAACCTGCGGATTCCCTGCTGGCAACGGCGGTTGATTACACGAGGGCTGGCGCTGATCCCGGCGTTTATCGGCGTGTGGCTGATGGGGGACGATGCGATTGGCAAGCTGCTGGTGCTGAGTCAGGTGGTGTTGAGTCTGCAGCTGCCGTTTGCGCTTTATCCGCTGATCCGGATGACCAACGACCAGAAATTGATGGGGCCGTTTGTGAACCGGCTGCCGACGCGGGTGTTGGCGTGGGGATTGTTTGTGGTGATCAGTGGGGCGAATAGCTGGTTGATTCTGCAGTTTTTGGCGTGACTGTCAGGGCTTCATCGCAGTCTTCCTCAGGCAAAAGGACCCCGGTGCATCTGATGTCTGCCAGCCCTTTGTGGCGAGGGAGCTTGCTCCCGCCGGGTTGCGAAGCAGCCCTGAAATCTCGGCAACTGTCGAAGATTTTGGGAGCGCTGCGCACTCCAGCGGGAGCAAGCCCCCTCGCCACAAAAGCTAGCCCTGCAGAAACACCGGGGGTGTTGCCGGACGGCAGCGGATCTTCGTGGGTCCTCGCGCCGTCCGTTGAACGCGTTACGCTCGTTCGAGTGCCAGCGCCACGCCCTGACCGCCACCGATGCACAGGGTGGCAAGGCCTTTCTTGGCGTCACGCTTGATCATTTCGTGCAGCAGGGTCACCAGCACGCGGCAACCTGACGCACCAATCGGGTGGCCCAGCGCAATGGCACCGCCGTTGACGTTGACCTTGTTCAAGTCCCATTCCAGGTCCTTGGCCACCGCCAGGGATTGCGCGGCGAAGGCTTCGTTGGCTTCAACCAGCTCAAGCTGGTCGATGGTCCAGCCGGCCTTGTCCAGGCAACGGCGAGTCGCCGACACCGGACCGATGCCCATGATCGCCGGGTCCACGCCCGCGTTGGCGTAAGCGGCGATTTTTGCCAGCACCGGCAAACCCAGGGCCTTGGCTTTTTCCGCGCTCATCAGGATCACGGCGGCGGCGCCATCGTTCAGGGACGAAGCGTTACCGGCGGTCACCGAACCGTCCTTCTTGAAGGCAGCTTTCAGTTTGCCCAGGGATTCGGCGGTGGTGCCGGCCCGTGGCTGCTCGTCGGTGGCGAAGGACAGTGGGTCGCCCTTGCGCTGCGGAATCAGGATCGGCGTGATCTCATCGGCAAAACGCCCGGCTTCGATAGCAGCCACGGCTTTCTGTTGCGAGGCCGCCGCGAAGGCGTCCTGTTGTTCGCGGGTCAGGTTGTACTTGTCTGCCAGGTTCTCGGCGGTGATGCCCATGTGGTAATCGTTGAACGCATCCCACAGGCCGTCGCTGATCATGGTGTCGACGATTTGCGCGTGACCCATGCGCAGGCCGGTGCGCGCCCCGGGCATGACGTAGTTGGACAGGCTCATGTTTTCCTGACCGCCCGCAATGATCACCTCGGCGTCGCCGCAGCGAATCGCCTGGGCGCCCAGGTGCAGTGCCTTGAGACCCGAGCCGCAGACCTTGTTCAGGGTCATCGCCGGTACAGCGAACGGCAGGCCGGCCTTGATCGACGCCTGGCGCGCAGGGTTTTGCCCGGCGCCGGCGGTCAGCACCTGGCCCATGATCACTTCATCGACTTCAGCAGGGTCCAGACCGGTTTGCGCCAGCAACTGACGGATCACCGCGGCGCCGAGGTCAACGGCGGACACATTGGCCAGCGAACCCTGGAAACTGCCGATGGCGGTTCGGGTGGCGGCAACAATGACGACTTCTTGCATGGAATGATTCCTCACTGGTCAGCGAACTGCATTTCCGGAACGTGATCAGGCACGATCAGTTTACCGGCGGTCTTGGCGACGATTTCCTCGACGCTTACACCCGGCGCCCGTTCCTTGAGAATGAACGCGCCGTTTTCGATTTCAAGATACGCCAGGTCGGTCAGGACGCGCTTGATGCAACCGGCGCCGGTCAGCGGCAGGCTGCATTGGGACAAGAGCTTGGACTCACCGTCCTTGGACGCATGGGTCATGATAACGATGATGTTGTCTGCGCCGGCCACCAGGTCCATGGCGCCGCCCATGCCCTTGACCAGCTTGCCAGGGATCATCCACGAGGCGATGTTGCCTTGCACGTCGACTTCAAAGGCGCCCAGCACGGTCAGGTCGACATGACCACCGCGGATCATCGCGAAGGACTCGGCCGAGGAAAAGATCGACGCACCGATCCGCGCGGTCACGGTTTGTTTGCCGGCGTTGATCATGTCGGCGTCGATGGTTTCTTCAGTGGGGAAGGGACCCATGCCGAGCAGGCCGTTCTCCGACTGCAGCATGACTTCCATGCCTTCAGGAATGTAGTTGGCGACCAGGGTCGGAATGCCGATGCCCAGGTTCACGTAGAAGCCGTCCTGCATTTCGCGGGCGACGCGTTGAGCCATTTGTTCGCGGGAAAGTGCCATTGTTGTTATTCCTTCATTCGGTCCGGGGGCAGGGGATCACTTACGCACGGTGCGCTGTTCGATGCGCTTCTCGAACGTGCCGCAAATGACCCGGTCGACGTAGATGCCAGGGGTGTGGATCTGCGACGGTTCCAGCTCGCCGGGTTCGACGATTTCTTCGACTTCGACCACGGTGATCTTGCCGGCGGTGGCCGCCAGCGGGTTAAAGTTCTGGGCGGTGTGGCGATAGATGACGTTGCCGAAATGGTCGGCTTTCCAGCCTTTGACGATGGCGAAGTCACCGGTGATGGATTCTTCCATCAGGTACTTGCGACCATGGAACTCGCGCACTTCCTTGCCTTCGGCAACAGGTGTGCCGACACCGGTGGCGGTGAAGAAGGCCGGGATGCCGGCGCCGCCCGCGCGCATTTTTTCGGCGAGGGTGCCTTGGGGGGTCAGGACGACTTCGATTTCGCCTTTGAGCAATTGGTCTTCGAACAGTTTGTTCTCACCGACGTAGGAGGCCACTACTTTGCGGATCTGCCGGTCTTCCAGCAGGACACCGAGACCGAAACCGTCGACGCCGCAGTTGTTGGAGACCACGGTGAGGTCACGGGTGCCTTTGCGCTTGATCTCGGCGATCAGGTTTTCCGGAATGCCGCAGAGGCCAAAGCCACCCGCGATCACGGTCATGCCGTCTTCAAGACCTGCCAGAGCTTCCTCGTAGGAACTCACGCGCTTGTCGAAACCTGCCATATGCACCTCTTTTATTCTTTGTGGGCGGCTGGCTAGCCGTATGGGATGAAGTGTCTCGCTCGATGATTTATTTGTTAAGTTGATTTTTAAGGTTGATTGATAGATAAAACTCACCAATCCGTAGGAGCTGCCGGAGGCTGCGATCTTTTGATCTTCAGCGATTTCAGCATCGCCCAGTAAAAATCAAAAGATCGCAGCCTTCGGCCGCTCCTACAATACCTCGGAGATACCGCAGATGACCGTTAAGCAGATCCGCGCCTTTCTGGCCGTGGCCCAGAGCCTGAGCTTTGCCGTGGCCTGCGAGCGGTTGCACCTGTCGCAATCGGCCCTGAGCCTGACCATCAAGGCGCTGGAGGAGGGCCTGGGCGGACGGCTGTTTACGCGTAACACGCGCAATGTGGCGCTGACCGCTGAAGGTGAGTCGCTGGTGCCGTTGGCCCGTCGATTGATCGCCGACTGGGACAACGCCGAAGATGAGCTGCGCCAGCGTTTTACCCTGCAACGCGGACGGGTGACGCTGGCGGCGATGCCGTCGTTTGCCGGCAACCTGTTGCCGCCCATCCTCAAGACGTTTCGTGCGCGCTATCCGAAGGTCAACGTCACGGTGAATGACGTGATCAACGAACAGGTGCTGGAGATGGTGCGTGATCGGCAGGTCGAGCTGGGTGTGGCATTTGAGCCGACGCAGAGTTCGTCGCTGGCGTTCACGCCGCTGTACATCGACCGTTTCGTTGCGGTGGTGCCGTTTGATTCCGCGTTTGCTGAACGGGACGATATCGACTGGCAGACGTTGCTTGAACAACCGTTCATTACCTTGCAGCGACCGTCCACGGTACGGGTGATGCTGGAAGAGCACTTGCAGGCGCGAGGGATGAAGTTGCCGGTGGAGTTCGAAAGCCATCAGTTGGCGACGGTCGGAAGAATGGTTGCCAGCGGGCTTGGGGTGAGTGCGGTGCCGGCGTTGTGTGCCGGACAGATGCGCGAGTTGGGCGCGCGGTGCATCACGTTGCGCGACCCGATCGTGGAAAGGGCGATTGGTGTGCTGACCAAACCGGGGATTGAATTGTCGGCGGCGGCGCAGGCGTTGTTCGATATTTTGAAGGAGGAAAACCTGGGCCAACGGGTTTCCATGGACTGATCACCGTCCACCTGATGTGGGAGCCAGCCTGCTGGCGATAGCGGTGTGTCAGTGACCGTGAATGCTGGATGTGCTGACCCAATCGCCAGCAGGCTGGCTCCCACAGGGGGTAGTGGCGTCAGGTGGAGAGGCGTTGAGCCAGCAGCGGCAACAGCTGTTCGCAGGAGGCTTCAATCTTCAGGTCCAGGAGATCGTCCGCCCGTGTCTTCCCCAGGTTGATTGCCAGCAACGGCTTGCCCTGATCCGCCACTGCCCGGCACAAACGAAACGCCGAATACGCCATCAACGACGACCCGACCACCAGCAGGCCCGCGGCTTTCTCGACCGCCGCCATCGCTTTGGCTGCCGTCTGTTGCGCCACGTTCTCGCCAAAAAACACCACATCCGGTTTCATCCGTTCACCGGCGCAATGCGGGCATTGCGGCACCTGGAAGCGCGCCTCGAACGCCGAGTCGAGCAAGGTATCGCCATCCGGCGCCTGTACCGCGTCGACACCGGCCAGGTAAGGGTTCTGCGCTTCCATCAACTGCTGGATCGAGTCGCGTTCGCTGCGTTGCCCGCAATCCAGACACAACACCCGGTGCAGGCTGCCATGCAGTTCAATCACCTCGTGACTGCCGGCCTGATCGTGCAAGGTGTCAACATTCTGGGTAATCAATCCGCCGATCCGCCGAGTGCTTTGCAGACTGGCCAACGCCTCGTGCGCCACATTCGGTTGTGCCAGGCGCACCCGCGGCCAGCCGAGCATCGCCCGCGCCCAATAGCGGCGCCGGGATTCCGGGGCGGAGAGAAATTCCTGATACATCATCGGCTGCCGGCCACGCCGTATGCCCTGATTGTCGCGGTAGTCCGGAATGCCCGACGGGGTGCTGATGCCGGCACCGGTCAGGACCACAAACGGTTGGTCGGCCATGAGCTGCTGGAGCCGGTCGAGTTGTTCGCGGGTACGGCTGTCGAGCATGTTCAACACTCCGATGGGCCTGTAGGCGCTGCCGAAGGCTGCGATCTTTTGATCTTCAGCGATTTCAGCATCGACCAATAAAATCCAAAGATCGCAGCCTTCGGCAGCTCCTACAGTAATCGGTTCGCAGTCCGCGGTCACCGGTGCTTATTTACGCGCTTCCAGAATCAGGTTGAACGGCGTTTCCGTGGCTCGACGGAATGTCTTGAATCCGGCCTCGGTAAACACTTTGCGCAGCCGCGCCTCACCCGCCTGGGCGCCGAGCCCGAGCCCGACTTCCTGGGACAGGGAGTTCGGCGTACAGATGAAGGTCGAAGCCGCGTAGAACAACCGGCCGACCGGGGTGACGTTGTCGTCGAGCTTGTCATTGGCGAACGGTTCCACCAGCAGCACCGTACCGTCGGGTTTCAGCGAGTCATACGCGTGCCTGGCTGCACCCACCGGATCGCCCATGTCGTGCAGGCAGTCGAAATAGCAGACCAGGTCGTAGTCATCACCCGGATAGCTTTTCGCCGTGCCCTGGAAGAACCGCGCCCGGCCGGCCACGCCGCCTTCTTCAGCACGCTGGGTGGCGACGGTGACGGACGGGGCGTGGTAGTCGAAGCCAACGAACCGCGAATCCGGGAACGCCTGGGCCATGATCACCGTGGAGGCGCCATGGCCGCAGCCGATGTCGGCGACTTTGGCGCCCGCTTCGAGTTTGGCGACGACGCCGTCTAGGGCCGGTAGCCATTCGGTGATCAAGTGCGCTTTGTAGCCGGGGCGGAAGAATCGCTCTGTGCCGCTGAACATGCACGGATGGTGATCGCCCCAGGCCAGGGCCCCGTTGCCGCGCATGGCGTTGACCAGTTTGTCCTTGTCATGGAAAAACGACGCGACCACCCCGACACCACCGGCGATGTAGACCGGCGAATCTTCGATGGCCAGGGCCAGGGCTTGTTCTTCGGGCAGACGGAACTGGCCGTCGCTGTGTTCCATATAGCCGGAAGCGGCGTGGGCGCTGAGCCATTCGCGCAGCAGACGGGGGTTGCAGCCGGTCTTGTCGGCAAGTGCTTCAGGGGTGATTGGCTGGCTGTCGGCCATGGCCCGGTACAGGCCGAGCTCTTCGCCGAGGATGACGTTGGCGAGCATGGCCGCACCGCCCATGTCGTTCACCAGTTTGCCCATGAAATCGTTGAGTCTGGCCTCGTCCATCATGTGTGCTCCTTCAGCAGGATCACGGTCCAGAGGCATTGTTTTCGAGGCGTTCAGCTCTGGGCGGTGGTCGTGGGAATGAACAGGACAATAACCGCGTCCTGGGTGCTCTAAGTTTAGTCCGGTGGTTGTGGGCCGCCGGCCGCAGCGACGAAAGCCCATCCTCCAGACACCCCCAATCCCCTGTGGGAACCCCCAGGGGATTGGGGGTGTGTATCTCACTGTATCTAAACACCACCCCGACACATTCCAGTTCATTCCCCGCCACTGCCGAACACAGCCCAGATACAAACCTGCGATGAACTGCATAGGCCGCTTGGCGCCCTATACACCGTGAAGGGGACAACAATGACCATGCTCCTGCCTGAAACCGACCTGAATTCCACCCCCGTCGATCGCCTGCGCGTCGACCAATACACCAACGGCCTCATCGGCCCGAGCCAGCCGATGCTCGGCCCATTGGCCGACGGTGGCACCCTGATCACCGGCACGCCGCCGGGCTGTTGGGGGCCGATGATTACGCCAGCCTTCGAGGGCGGCCATGAAGTCACTCAACCGGTGGCCATCGCCGGTGCCGAAATCGGCGATGCCGTGGCGATCAAGATCAAAAGCATGCGCGTCACGTCGCTGGCCACCTCGTCCGGGGTGATGAGTTTTGTCGAAGGCCGATACAACGGCGACCCGTTCGTTTCGAAATTCTGCAGCAAATGCGGCACCGAACACCCGGCCAGCCACGTCGAAGGCATCGGCGAGGATTCGATTCGCTGCAACAACTGTGGCGCCGAGGTCAGCGCGTTCCGTTTCAGCCACGGTTACGTGATCGTGTTCGATGCGCAGAACCAGGTCAGCCTGACCGTCAATCAGGACATCGCCAATCAACTGGCCGGTAACGCCTCCGAAATGTCGGCGCTGCCGGAATTCGCCGCCCAGCATTCGATCCTGTCCCTGGCCCGCGCTGACATTCCCGGCGTCGCCGCGCACATGCGGCCGTTCCTCGGCAACATCGGCACCACGCCGTCGCGGGACTTGCCGGACTCGCACAACTGCGCCGATTTCGGCCAGTACCTGATCGGCGCGCCGCACCGTTTCGGCATGACCCGCGAAGAACTCCACGCGGCCAAGACCGACGGTCACATGGACACCAACTCGATCCGCGAAGGCTGCGTGCTGATCTGCCCGGTGAAAGTCCCGGGTGCCGGCGTGTACATGGGCGACATGCATGCCCAGCAGGGCAACGGCGAAATCGCCGGGCACGCCACCGACTGCTCCGGGGAAACCGAAGTGCAGGTCGAAGTGATCAAGAACCTGACCCTGGAAGGGCCGATCCTCCTGCAGAACCTCGACGATCTGCCGCCGATGGCCCGGCCGATGAATGCCCGGCAGCGGCAGAAAGTCCGTGAGCTGGGCGAGCGCTGGGGTCAGCATGACATCGAAGAGAGCGGCCCGATCACCTTCATCGGCAGTGGCGAAAACCTTAACGTGGCGGTGGAAAACGGCCTGAAACGCGCCGCCTCGGTCACCGGCCTGCCGTATGACGAAGTACTCAACCGCGCGACCATCACCGGTTCCATCGACATCAGCCGCTTGCCGGGCACTGTGCGCGTGACGTTCCTGTGCCCGATGCCGGTGCTGGATCGCATGGGCATTGGCCATCTGGTTCGCGAGAAATACGACCTGGCGTAACGCCACCGGCGGGTCTGTACCGAAGTGTGTACAGACCCGCCGGCGATACAACCGCTGCGATTTTCTGCCGGAACGGAACACAGGCCCGATACACCGCTTCGGTTAACTGTGATTCTGTTCTGGCAACCCCTGAGATCGACATCATGCAGACTTCCCTCACATCAACGAAGGCCACCGTCGGACTTGGCCTGCGTCGCGGTTTAATGAAGGACCTCCAGGCCGCCCCGGTGGGCGATTTCGACTTCCTGGAAGTCGCGCCGGAGAACTGGATCGGCATCGGCGGCGCCCATGGCGCGGCGTTGCGCGCCCTGGCCGAGCGGTATCCGTTGTCCTGTCACGGTCTGTCGCTGTCACTGGGCGGGCCGGCGCCGCTGGACGTCGGGTTTTTGCAGGAAGTCCGGGGTTTTCTTGATCAATACAACGTGCCGCTGTACAGCGAACACCTGAGCTACTGCAGCGATGACGGCCACCTTTACGACCTGTTGCCGCTGCCCTTTACCGAAGAAGCGGTGCATCACGTCGCCGCGCGCATTCGCCAGTCCCAAGACATCCTCGGTCGGCGCCTGGCGGTGGAAAATGTCTCTTACTACGCCGCGCCACAGCAAGACATGGACGAGCTGACGTTCACCAATGCGGTGCTGCGCGAAGCCGATTGCGACCTGTTGCTGGACGTCAACAATGTGTACGTCAACTCGATCAACCACGGTTTCGATCCGCAGACCTTTCTGGCCGGCATCGATTCGGGGCGGGTGGTGGCGATGCACATAGCCGGGCATTTCGATGAGTCCGATACCTTGAAAATCGACACCCATGGCGCCTCGGTGAAGCCAGTGGTCTGGTCGTTGCTGGCCGAGGCCTATGCCCGGTTCGGCGCGCAACCGACGTTGCTGGAGCGGGATTTCAATTTCCCTGCGTTCTCTGAATTGGTCGCCGAATTGCGAACCATCCGCCGCTTGCAGGCCAAGGGGATGAACCGTGGATAAACCCACCCTGTTTCAACAGCAGAACACCCTGGGTCTTTACCTGCGCGACCCGGAACACTGCGCGCCACCGGCCGGGATGGATGTGGCGCGGGCGCAGGTTTACCGCGACTTGATTTTCAACAACCTGTCGATGCTGCTCAGCGGCACTTTTCCGGTGTTGATCAAGATTCTGGGTGATGAGCACTGGCGTTCGCTGATGCGGATCTTCCTGCGGGACTACCGCGCGCACACGCCGAAATTCGGTGAGATCGCCCAGGAATTCGTCGAGTTTCTTGCCGCACAGCCGCCGGCGTTGAACGACGGGCCGTGGCCGCCTTTCATGGTGGAGCTGGCGCA
This DNA window, taken from Pseudomonas fluorescens NCIMB 11764, encodes the following:
- a CDS encoding LysR family transcriptional regulator, whose translation is MTVKQIRAFLAVAQSLSFAVACERLHLSQSALSLTIKALEEGLGGRLFTRNTRNVALTAEGESLVPLARRLIADWDNAEDELRQRFTLQRGRVTLAAMPSFAGNLLPPILKTFRARYPKVNVTVNDVINEQVLEMVRDRQVELGVAFEPTQSSSLAFTPLYIDRFVAVVPFDSAFAERDDIDWQTLLEQPFITLQRPSTVRVMLEEHLQARGMKLPVEFESHQLATVGRMVASGLGVSAVPALCAGQMRELGARCITLRDPIVERAIGVLTKPGIELSAAAQALFDILKEENLGQRVSMD
- a CDS encoding CoA transferase subunit A; the encoded protein is MAGFDKRVSSYEEALAGLEDGMTVIAGGFGLCGIPENLIAEIKRKGTRDLTVVSNNCGVDGFGLGVLLEDRQIRKVVASYVGENKLFEDQLLKGEIEVVLTPQGTLAEKMRAGGAGIPAFFTATGVGTPVAEGKEVREFHGRKYLMEESITGDFAIVKGWKADHFGNVIYRHTAQNFNPLAATAGKITVVEVEEIVEPGELEPSQIHTPGIYVDRVICGTFEKRIEQRTVRK
- a CDS encoding class I SAM-dependent methyltransferase, with product MDEARLNDFMGKLVNDMGGAAMLANVILGEELGLYRAMADSQPITPEALADKTGCNPRLLREWLSAHAASGYMEHSDGQFRLPEEQALALAIEDSPVYIAGGVGVVASFFHDKDKLVNAMRGNGALAWGDHHPCMFSGTERFFRPGYKAHLITEWLPALDGVVAKLEAGAKVADIGCGHGASTVIMAQAFPDSRFVGFDYHAPSVTVATQRAEEGGVAGRARFFQGTAKSYPGDDYDLVCYFDCLHDMGDPVGAARHAYDSLKPDGTVLLVEPFANDKLDDNVTPVGRLFYAASTFICTPNSLSQEVGLGLGAQAGEARLRKVFTEAGFKTFRRATETPFNLILEARK
- a CDS encoding DUF692 domain-containing protein is translated as MQTSLTSTKATVGLGLRRGLMKDLQAAPVGDFDFLEVAPENWIGIGGAHGAALRALAERYPLSCHGLSLSLGGPAPLDVGFLQEVRGFLDQYNVPLYSEHLSYCSDDGHLYDLLPLPFTEEAVHHVAARIRQSQDILGRRLAVENVSYYAAPQQDMDELTFTNAVLREADCDLLLDVNNVYVNSINHGFDPQTFLAGIDSGRVVAMHIAGHFDESDTLKIDTHGASVKPVVWSLLAEAYARFGAQPTLLERDFNFPAFSELVAELRTIRRLQAKGMNRG
- a CDS encoding NAD-dependent protein deacetylase yields the protein MLDSRTREQLDRLQQLMADQPFVVLTGAGISTPSGIPDYRDNQGIRRGRQPMMYQEFLSAPESRRRYWARAMLGWPRVRLAQPNVAHEALASLQSTRRIGGLITQNVDTLHDQAGSHEVIELHGSLHRVLCLDCGQRSERDSIQQLMEAQNPYLAGVDAVQAPDGDTLLDSAFEARFQVPQCPHCAGERMKPDVVFFGENVAQQTAAKAMAAVEKAAGLLVVGSSLMAYSAFRLCRAVADQGKPLLAINLGKTRADDLLDLKIEASCEQLLPLLAQRLST
- a CDS encoding acetamidase/formamidase family protein, whose amino-acid sequence is MTMLLPETDLNSTPVDRLRVDQYTNGLIGPSQPMLGPLADGGTLITGTPPGCWGPMITPAFEGGHEVTQPVAIAGAEIGDAVAIKIKSMRVTSLATSSGVMSFVEGRYNGDPFVSKFCSKCGTEHPASHVEGIGEDSIRCNNCGAEVSAFRFSHGYVIVFDAQNQVSLTVNQDIANQLAGNASEMSALPEFAAQHSILSLARADIPGVAAHMRPFLGNIGTTPSRDLPDSHNCADFGQYLIGAPHRFGMTREELHAAKTDGHMDTNSIREGCVLICPVKVPGAGVYMGDMHAQQGNGEIAGHATDCSGETEVQVEVIKNLTLEGPILLQNLDDLPPMARPMNARQRQKVRELGERWGQHDIEESGPITFIGSGENLNVAVENGLKRAASVTGLPYDEVLNRATITGSIDISRLPGTVRVTFLCPMPVLDRMGIGHLVREKYDLA
- a CDS encoding CoA transferase subunit B translates to MALSREQMAQRVAREMQDGFYVNLGIGIPTLVANYIPEGMEVMLQSENGLLGMGPFPTEETIDADMINAGKQTVTARIGASIFSSAESFAMIRGGHVDLTVLGAFEVDVQGNIASWMIPGKLVKGMGGAMDLVAGADNIIVIMTHASKDGESKLLSQCSLPLTGAGCIKRVLTDLAYLEIENGAFILKERAPGVSVEEIVAKTAGKLIVPDHVPEMQFADQ
- a CDS encoding acetyl-CoA C-acetyltransferase yields the protein MQEVVIVAATRTAIGSFQGSLANVSAVDLGAAVIRQLLAQTGLDPAEVDEVIMGQVLTAGAGQNPARQASIKAGLPFAVPAMTLNKVCGSGLKALHLGAQAIRCGDAEVIIAGGQENMSLSNYVMPGARTGLRMGHAQIVDTMISDGLWDAFNDYHMGITAENLADKYNLTREQQDAFAAASQQKAVAAIEAGRFADEITPILIPQRKGDPLSFATDEQPRAGTTAESLGKLKAAFKKDGSVTAGNASSLNDGAAAVILMSAEKAKALGLPVLAKIAAYANAGVDPAIMGIGPVSATRRCLDKAGWTIDQLELVEANEAFAAQSLAVAKDLEWDLNKVNVNGGAIALGHPIGASGCRVLVTLLHEMIKRDAKKGLATLCIGGGQGVALALERA
- a CDS encoding Nramp family divalent metal transporter: MKFSLPKVATAPFCPPEVAGSVAVDPRASFFKRVLRFAGPGLLVSIGYMDPGNWATAIEAGSRFGYSLLFVVLLASLAGMVVQCLCSRLGIATGRDLAQLSRERYSTRTARTQWLLAEISIIATDLAEVLGCALAFHLLLGCSLTFGIALTAFDTLLVLALQNRGFRRLEAIMLVLVSTIGVCFFVELLLIKPYWPDVARGFTPSLSAIGDAAPLYLAIGILGATVMPHNLYLHTSIVQTRMIGKDLASKQDAVKLARIDTIGSLALALLVNAAILILAAAAFHKTGHTDVVDIQDAYHLLDPLVGGALASVLFGVALLASGQSSTFTGTIAGQVIMEGYLNLRIPCWQRRLITRGLALIPAFIGVWLMGDDAIGKLLVLSQVVLSLQLPFALYPLIRMTNDQKLMGPFVNRLPTRVLAWGLFVVISGANSWLILQFLA